A genome region from Crossiella equi includes the following:
- a CDS encoding alpha/beta fold hydrolase, with protein MPLVTLPSGIAIDHETFGDPSDAPLLLVPGLRAQRTGFDPRFLGRLVEQGFFVITYDNRDAGLSTSVDGPAPDFAAILGGDPATVSYTLDDMAQDGIGLLDHLGIGRAHVVGTSMGGMIAQIMAIKHADRLLSLCSIMSTNGDPSVGHSDPAVLAVLQRPPGSTREEIVEQGAQGGLAIASRKLGVTIEKMRLKSAAGYDRSYRPEGGDRQLAAIYVAGDRTEALRGVTVPTVVIHGELDPLINVSGARATAAAIPDAELVVIPDMAHDLPEPAWPVIVDAITKNARRAS; from the coding sequence ATGCCTCTCGTCACGCTGCCCTCGGGCATCGCCATCGACCACGAGACCTTCGGTGACCCGTCGGACGCGCCCCTGCTGCTGGTGCCGGGGCTGCGCGCGCAGCGCACCGGGTTCGACCCCCGGTTCCTCGGTCGGCTGGTCGAGCAGGGCTTCTTCGTCATCACCTACGACAACCGCGACGCGGGCCTGTCCACCAGCGTCGACGGCCCGGCGCCGGACTTCGCGGCGATCCTGGGCGGCGACCCGGCCACGGTCAGCTACACCCTGGACGACATGGCCCAGGACGGCATCGGCCTGCTCGACCACCTGGGCATCGGGCGCGCGCACGTCGTGGGCACCTCCATGGGCGGCATGATCGCGCAGATCATGGCGATCAAGCACGCGGACCGGCTGCTCAGCCTGTGCTCGATCATGTCCACCAACGGCGACCCCTCCGTCGGGCACAGCGACCCGGCCGTGCTCGCGGTGCTCCAGCGCCCACCGGGCAGCACCCGCGAGGAGATCGTCGAGCAGGGTGCGCAGGGTGGCCTGGCCATCGCCTCGCGGAAGCTCGGGGTCACGATCGAGAAGATGCGGCTCAAGTCGGCCGCCGGGTACGACCGGTCCTACCGCCCCGAGGGCGGCGACCGGCAGCTGGCCGCGATCTACGTGGCGGGTGACCGCACCGAGGCGCTGCGCGGGGTCACCGTGCCGACCGTGGTCATCCACGGCGAGCTCGACCCGCTGATCAACGTCAGCGGGGCCAGGGCCACCGCCGCCGCGATCCCGGACGCGGAGCTCGTGGTCATCCCGGACATGGCCCACGACCTGCCCGAACCGGCCTGGCCGGTGATCGTGGACGCGATCACCAAGAACGCCCGCCGGGCCAGCTAG
- a CDS encoding helix-turn-helix transcriptional regulator produces the protein MDRTQATGHALGEYLRACRSRVDPGSRGLPDDGRRRRVPGLRREELAVLSGVSVDYLVRLEQGRAQNVSRSVLDALARALDLRPDEHAYLLEVAEPLSRPGQRPSSAAQVVSRQTRQLLDAVTGLPAMVLGRRMEVLAWNPLAAALYTDFSRLPAAHRSLTWISFLDPGVRAMFQNWDEVVRDCVAYLRMDAVRYPGDPKLAALVGELSVKDEDFRRWWADHRVRAQGAGRKTLLHPVAGPLTLDYQTMDLREADQMLVVYTAEPSSRSEEALRFLANWAEELTPGETEGVDATG, from the coding sequence ATGGACCGCACCCAGGCCACCGGCCACGCGCTCGGCGAGTACCTCCGCGCCTGCCGCTCCCGGGTCGATCCGGGCTCCCGCGGCCTGCCCGACGACGGGCGGCGCCGCCGCGTGCCCGGCCTGCGCCGCGAGGAGCTGGCGGTGCTGTCCGGCGTGAGCGTGGACTACCTGGTGCGCCTGGAACAGGGCCGCGCGCAGAACGTCTCCCGTTCGGTGCTGGACGCCCTGGCCCGCGCGCTGGACCTGCGCCCGGACGAGCACGCCTACCTGCTTGAGGTCGCCGAACCGCTCAGCCGACCCGGCCAGCGCCCGTCCTCGGCCGCGCAGGTGGTGAGCAGGCAGACCCGGCAGCTGCTCGACGCGGTCACCGGCCTGCCCGCGATGGTGCTGGGCAGGCGCATGGAGGTGCTGGCGTGGAACCCGCTGGCCGCCGCGCTCTACACCGACTTCAGCCGCCTGCCCGCCGCGCACCGCAGCCTCACCTGGATCAGCTTCCTCGACCCGGGCGTGCGCGCGATGTTCCAGAACTGGGACGAGGTCGTCCGCGACTGCGTGGCCTACCTGCGCATGGACGCCGTGCGCTACCCCGGTGACCCGAAGCTGGCCGCGCTGGTCGGCGAGCTGTCGGTCAAGGACGAGGACTTCCGCCGCTGGTGGGCCGACCACCGCGTGCGCGCGCAGGGCGCGGGCCGCAAGACGCTGCTGCACCCCGTCGCGGGCCCGCTGACCCTGGACTACCAGACCATGGACCTGCGCGAGGCCGACCAGATGCTCGTGGTCTACACCGCCGAACCGTCCTCGCGGTCCGAGGAGGCGCTCCGCTTCCTGGCCAACTGGGCAGAGGAACTCACCCCTGGCGAAACCGAGGGCGTGGACGCGACGGGCTGA
- a CDS encoding oxidoreductase, whose amino-acid sequence MTTWFITGASRGFGLELARQALRRGDSVVATARNPESITRALPEAGERLLAVVLDVTDEGQAHRAVTDAVARFGGIDVLVNNAGRGLVGAVEETTDAEHRAVFDTNVFGLLNVTRAVLPVMRRQGHGRILNLSSVGGVVSWAGWGAYCATKFAVEGYSESLRLELAPLGIQVTSVQPGPFRTDFLDGTSLHRAEQVLPDYSASSGAMRSWASDTNQNQEGDPVKAAEVMLAVAGWDTMPARLPLGSTCVRDVELHIAEVTEELARLRELALSTDFAGGGAEMPMRA is encoded by the coding sequence ATGACCACGTGGTTCATCACCGGCGCGTCGCGGGGCTTCGGCCTGGAGCTCGCCCGCCAGGCCCTGCGGCGCGGCGACTCGGTGGTCGCCACCGCCCGCAACCCCGAGTCGATCACCCGGGCGCTGCCCGAGGCGGGCGAGCGGCTGCTCGCGGTGGTGCTGGACGTCACCGACGAGGGCCAGGCCCACCGCGCGGTGACCGACGCGGTGGCCCGGTTCGGCGGGATCGACGTGCTGGTCAACAACGCGGGCCGAGGACTGGTCGGCGCGGTCGAGGAGACCACCGACGCCGAGCACCGCGCGGTGTTCGACACCAACGTCTTCGGCCTGCTCAACGTCACCCGCGCGGTGCTGCCGGTGATGCGGCGGCAGGGCCACGGCCGCATCCTCAACCTCAGCTCGGTCGGCGGTGTCGTGAGCTGGGCGGGCTGGGGCGCCTACTGCGCCACCAAGTTCGCGGTGGAGGGCTACTCGGAGTCGCTGCGCCTGGAGCTGGCGCCGCTGGGCATCCAGGTGACCTCGGTGCAGCCGGGCCCGTTCCGCACCGACTTCCTGGACGGCACCTCGCTGCACCGCGCCGAGCAGGTGCTGCCGGACTACTCGGCCAGCTCGGGCGCGATGCGCTCCTGGGCCAGTGACACCAACCAGAACCAGGAGGGCGACCCGGTGAAGGCGGCCGAGGTCATGCTCGCCGTCGCGGGCTGGGACACCATGCCCGCCCGACTGCCGCTGGGCAGCACGTGCGTGCGGGACGTGGAGCTGCACATCGCCGAAGTGACCGAGGAGCTGGCGCGGCTGCGCGAGCTGGCGCTGTCCACGGACTTCGCCGGGGGCGGGGCGGAGATGCCGATGCGGGCCTGA
- a CDS encoding ABC transporter ATP-binding protein, with protein MSNVGVFWSFVRPHRATLLLGLVLGLGTTGATLATPMVTKSVLDGLAAAEPILPTVGLLVLLLLVGAGLGLAQWILLGSLAERIVLDARSAMVRRLFRVRVGELSTRSSGELVTRVTSDTVLLREAATDSVVNFVNGVVALAGALVLMGVLDWVLLVATLGVLVVVGGLVAVLMAPLAQARNEAQAAVGRLGGVLEGALRAIRTVKASRAEARESNRILAEATESRRQSVRAVRIESVAWTAAGWGIQLAILLILALGAWRVSEGVLPVSSLVAFLLYAFQVMDPVMTLTRTFTQLQSGLVAAGRIREIQNLAVEPAEPVAAEPVPAPAAPVLAFHDVTARYGPGGGPALDGVSLAIPRTGHTAIVGPSGSGKTTMFSLMLRFLTPEHGTLALDGVPYERWSLAEVRRRIVYVEQDTPLLPGTLRENLAYTHPEADEAALWQALEAVRLADRVRALPDGLDSPLTGAVVSGGERQRIALARALVSNPEILLLDEATAQLDGLTEAAVQETIARIATTGAVVTIAHRLSTVLDADQILVLEKGKTRALGRHEELLATDGLYRDLVAALRIGPQIAAA; from the coding sequence ATGTCCAATGTGGGGGTTTTCTGGTCGTTCGTGCGACCGCACCGGGCCACGCTGTTACTGGGCCTGGTGCTCGGCCTGGGCACCACCGGCGCCACGCTGGCCACGCCGATGGTCACCAAGTCGGTGCTGGACGGACTGGCCGCGGCCGAGCCGATCCTGCCCACGGTCGGCCTGCTGGTGCTGTTGCTGCTGGTGGGTGCCGGGCTCGGGCTGGCGCAGTGGATCCTGCTGGGCAGCCTGGCCGAGCGGATCGTGCTGGACGCGCGGTCGGCCATGGTGCGCAGGCTGTTCCGCGTGCGGGTGGGGGAGCTGAGCACACGCTCCAGCGGTGAGCTGGTCACCCGGGTCACCTCGGACACCGTGCTGCTGCGCGAGGCGGCCACCGACTCGGTGGTCAACTTCGTCAACGGCGTGGTCGCGCTGGCCGGTGCGCTGGTGCTGATGGGCGTGCTGGACTGGGTGCTGCTGGTCGCCACACTCGGTGTGCTGGTCGTGGTCGGCGGCCTGGTCGCGGTCCTGATGGCCCCGCTGGCGCAGGCGCGCAACGAGGCGCAGGCGGCGGTCGGGCGGCTCGGCGGGGTGCTGGAGGGTGCGCTGCGGGCCATCCGCACGGTCAAGGCCAGCCGCGCGGAGGCGCGCGAGAGCAACCGGATCCTGGCTGAGGCCACGGAGTCGCGGCGGCAGAGCGTGCGCGCGGTGCGCATCGAGTCGGTGGCCTGGACCGCGGCGGGCTGGGGCATCCAGCTGGCCATCCTGCTGATTCTGGCGCTGGGCGCCTGGCGGGTCAGCGAGGGCGTGCTGCCGGTGTCCAGCCTGGTCGCCTTCCTGCTCTACGCCTTCCAGGTCATGGACCCGGTGATGACACTGACCCGCACGTTCACCCAGCTGCAGAGCGGCCTGGTCGCGGCCGGGCGCATCCGGGAGATCCAGAACCTCGCGGTCGAGCCCGCCGAGCCCGTCGCCGCCGAGCCCGTGCCCGCGCCCGCCGCGCCGGTGCTGGCCTTCCACGACGTCACCGCGCGCTACGGCCCGGGCGGCGGCCCCGCGCTGGACGGCGTCAGCCTGGCCATCCCGCGCACCGGGCACACCGCGATCGTGGGCCCGTCCGGCTCGGGCAAGACCACGATGTTCTCGCTGATGCTGCGCTTCCTCACCCCGGAGCACGGCACCCTGGCCCTGGACGGCGTGCCGTACGAGCGGTGGTCGCTGGCCGAGGTGCGCCGCCGGATCGTCTACGTGGAACAGGACACCCCGCTGCTGCCCGGCACGCTCCGGGAGAACCTGGCCTACACGCACCCGGAGGCCGACGAGGCGGCGCTGTGGCAGGCGCTGGAGGCGGTGCGCCTGGCCGACCGCGTGCGCGCCCTGCCCGACGGCTTGGACTCCCCGCTCACCGGCGCGGTCGTCTCCGGCGGCGAACGCCAGCGCATCGCCCTGGCCCGCGCGCTCGTCAGCAACCCGGAGATCCTGCTGCTGGACGAGGCCACCGCCCAGCTGGACGGCCTCACCGAGGCGGCGGTGCAGGAGACCATCGCCCGCATCGCCACCACCGGCGCGGTGGTCACCATCGCGCACCGGCTGTCCACAGTGCTCGACGCGGACCAGATCCTGGTGCTGGAGAAGGGGAAGACCCGCGCGCTGGGTCGGCACGAGGAGCTGCTGGCCACCGACGGGCTGTACCGGGACCTGGTGGCGGCCCTGCGGATCGGACCGCAGATCGCGGCGGCGTAG
- a CDS encoding TetR/AcrR family transcriptional regulator — MTSAAREKGVRGRTRRAILDAAITVLATRPTASMADIADAAEVGRSTLHRYFPERSELLTAILRDTVARLGEAVEEARLYEGGTAQALRRAVHAYFELTPAMLQVCGEGLSGEADWFTQAMEEAEQPLRALLRRGQEEGYLDGEARPEWLDKVFWYTVLAGIDAIGNEVFTKQQAAEAVIRRLEKGLLA; from the coding sequence ATGACCAGCGCAGCTCGGGAGAAGGGCGTCCGCGGCCGCACGCGGCGGGCGATCCTGGACGCCGCGATCACGGTGCTCGCCACCCGGCCGACCGCCTCGATGGCCGACATCGCGGACGCGGCCGAGGTCGGGCGCAGCACGCTGCACCGGTACTTCCCGGAGCGCTCCGAGCTGCTGACGGCGATCCTGCGGGACACCGTGGCCCGGCTCGGCGAGGCGGTCGAGGAGGCCCGGCTGTACGAGGGCGGCACCGCGCAGGCACTGCGCCGGGCGGTGCACGCCTACTTCGAGCTCACCCCGGCGATGCTCCAGGTCTGCGGTGAGGGCCTGTCCGGCGAGGCCGACTGGTTCACCCAGGCCATGGAGGAGGCCGAGCAGCCGCTGCGCGCGCTGCTGCGGCGCGGCCAGGAGGAGGGCTACCTGGACGGCGAGGCGCGGCCGGAGTGGCTGGACAAGGTGTTCTGGTACACGGTGCTGGCGGGCATCGACGCCATCGGCAACGAGGTGTTCACCAAGCAGCAGGCAGCCGAGGCCGTCATCCGCCGGCTGGAGAAGGGCTTGCTGGCCTGA
- a CDS encoding oxidoreductase: protein MTFSEELSGQRAVVTGGTRGIGAAIAARLAAAGATVVVSARKAPDEELPKGVTFVEADVSNAAGVHALVAAATEQLGGVDILINNAGRGDLFFEGAPTISDEDWQSAVDINLFSAVRMDRAVLPGMIERGHGVIIHISSVAGHAPSSILLPYGATKAALHAYSKGLSVEVAPAGVRVNRISPGTVRTPGISADLEGIAAAMGTDLDGARAALEEDLLANPLRKVGTAEDVAELVGFLVSDKAKWITGSDHVIDGGTLRNI from the coding sequence ATGACCTTCTCCGAGGAACTGTCCGGCCAGCGGGCAGTGGTGACCGGGGGCACCCGGGGTATCGGCGCCGCCATCGCGGCCAGGCTCGCCGCGGCGGGCGCCACCGTCGTCGTGTCCGCGCGCAAGGCGCCCGACGAGGAACTGCCCAAGGGCGTCACCTTCGTCGAGGCCGACGTCAGCAACGCCGCGGGCGTGCACGCCCTGGTGGCCGCGGCCACCGAGCAGCTCGGCGGCGTGGACATCCTGATCAACAACGCCGGTCGCGGCGACCTGTTCTTCGAGGGCGCGCCGACCATCTCCGACGAGGACTGGCAGTCCGCCGTCGACATCAACCTGTTCAGCGCCGTCCGCATGGACCGCGCGGTGCTGCCCGGCATGATCGAGCGCGGGCACGGTGTGATCATCCACATCTCCTCGGTGGCCGGTCACGCGCCCAGCTCGATCCTGCTGCCCTACGGCGCCACCAAGGCCGCCCTGCACGCCTACAGCAAGGGCCTGTCCGTCGAGGTCGCCCCGGCGGGCGTGCGGGTCAACCGCATCTCCCCCGGCACCGTGCGCACCCCGGGCATCTCCGCCGACCTCGAGGGCATCGCGGCGGCCATGGGCACCGACCTGGACGGCGCCCGCGCCGCGCTGGAGGAGGACCTGCTCGCCAACCCGCTGCGCAAGGTCGGCACCGCCGAGGACGTGGCCGAGCTGGTCGGCTTCCTGGTCTCGGACAAGGCCAAGTGGATCACCGGTTCCGACCACGTGATCGACGGCGGCACGCTCCGCAACATCTGA
- a CDS encoding TetR/AcrR family transcriptional regulator, translating into MSTDTTTSAPRERLLATASALFYAEGIQAIGVDRLVKEASVTRATFYRHFPTKEDLVVAYLRGKDEEIRAGIDALAERRGPAEGVHLYLGAHAEFSCGAGFRGCAFLNAAAEYPDPDSPVRQAVRAHRNWFHEGLRSRLAELGHPDPEHAASTLVLLRDGIMSGGYLDQPDGIQSTVDRLVDGVLAGRV; encoded by the coding sequence ATGAGCACCGACACCACGACCTCGGCCCCCCGCGAGCGGCTGCTCGCCACCGCGTCCGCGCTGTTCTACGCCGAGGGCATCCAGGCCATCGGGGTGGACCGGCTGGTCAAGGAGGCGTCGGTGACCCGCGCCACCTTCTACCGCCACTTCCCGACCAAAGAGGACTTGGTGGTGGCCTACCTGCGCGGCAAGGACGAGGAGATCCGCGCGGGCATCGACGCCCTGGCCGAGCGGCGGGGCCCCGCCGAGGGTGTGCACCTGTACCTGGGTGCGCACGCGGAGTTCAGCTGCGGCGCGGGCTTCCGGGGCTGCGCCTTCCTCAACGCCGCCGCCGAGTACCCGGACCCGGACTCCCCCGTCCGGCAGGCCGTGCGCGCGCACCGGAACTGGTTCCACGAGGGCCTGCGCTCGCGGCTGGCCGAGCTGGGCCACCCCGACCCCGAGCACGCGGCCAGCACCCTGGTCCTGCTGCGGGACGGCATCATGTCCGGTGGCTACCTCGACCAGCCGGACGGCATCCAGTCCACAGTGGACCGCCTGGTGGACGGCGTGCTGGCCGGGCGGGTCTGA
- a CDS encoding PPE domain-containing protein, translating to MPRCWLAVPHLKIYLDIHLGLGVEAAQPSVSTYRELAQALHRVDETLHTKLAALRAGWHGPAAEDAARALAPFATWAADTEAGITAEADAAQECADAYADARNHVPPPNFLPTKPVTTTAWLPALVGNRVDYEPVEVQVDAAHAEAARAMEVYEERVATALAALPPLLTPPRLDVTLLTGGLLPGVAVSASVGGHGSTAPAAHGHHAPPPPHPVPDPVPAPVPDDDRPVLRTSTVDRSQVWSTAAPDSPHEEQRQQNPPRPQAVKVVPEPRTERPASERKYGEAESEEAGLGVRDGVLGFHPATPLGPPAPVPEAVAPAVLGQ from the coding sequence GTGCCTCGCTGCTGGCTCGCCGTGCCACACCTGAAGATCTACTTGGACATCCACCTCGGCCTCGGCGTGGAGGCCGCCCAGCCCTCGGTGAGCACCTACCGGGAGCTCGCGCAGGCCCTGCACCGGGTGGACGAGACGCTGCACACCAAGCTCGCCGCCCTGCGCGCCGGCTGGCACGGCCCCGCCGCCGAGGACGCCGCGCGGGCCCTGGCCCCGTTCGCCACCTGGGCCGCGGACACCGAGGCGGGCATCACCGCCGAGGCCGACGCCGCGCAGGAGTGCGCCGACGCCTACGCCGACGCGCGCAACCACGTGCCGCCGCCGAACTTCCTGCCCACCAAGCCGGTCACCACGACCGCCTGGCTGCCCGCGCTGGTCGGCAACCGCGTGGACTACGAGCCGGTCGAGGTGCAGGTGGACGCGGCGCACGCGGAAGCCGCGCGGGCCATGGAGGTCTACGAGGAGCGGGTGGCCACCGCGCTGGCCGCCCTGCCGCCGCTGCTCACCCCGCCGCGCCTGGACGTCACCCTGCTCACCGGCGGCCTGCTGCCCGGGGTCGCGGTGAGCGCCTCGGTCGGCGGGCACGGCAGCACCGCCCCGGCCGCCCACGGGCACCACGCGCCGCCACCACCGCACCCCGTCCCCGATCCCGTTCCGGCGCCGGTGCCCGACGACGACCGCCCGGTCCTGCGCACGTCCACTGTGGACCGCTCCCAGGTGTGGTCCACGGCCGCGCCGGACAGTCCGCACGAGGAGCAGCGGCAGCAGAACCCGCCGCGCCCGCAGGCAGTCAAGGTGGTGCCGGAGCCTCGCACGGAACGGCCCGCGAGCGAGCGCAAGTACGGCGAGGCGGAGTCCGAGGAGGCCGGGCTGGGCGTGCGCGACGGGGTGCTGGGCTTCCACCCGGCCACCCCGCTGGGCCCGCCCGCGCCCGTCCCGGAGGCCGTCGCGCCGGCCGTGCTCGGGCAATGA
- a CDS encoding ESX secretion-associated protein EspG has protein sequence MTEFTLTAAAVDLLWRRLDLGPMPLAVRVPPQAHTEEDLAAQSPEVDAELCGKGLLLRGGVHPELVSLLRMLARPEHEVDARLFLEQPVRALAASAGDEAALVVLAEDSWRVRLLEPTGLVHAVLGLLPDRPPGTGESVSLPSALLTEAAASGDPEAFEAFLAGAGVARAAVVGLMLRDPVDFGQFGVAAVDPAGRRRRAERVVAFHDTAYGRYLVEEHKAADGTAWTTISPADTRRLHGQLTTLSAELDQSPRPARSPAAAVSSPGLPRTP, from the coding sequence ATGACCGAGTTCACGCTCACCGCCGCCGCGGTGGACCTGCTGTGGCGCCGCCTGGACCTCGGCCCGATGCCGCTGGCGGTCCGGGTGCCCCCGCAGGCGCACACCGAGGAGGACCTGGCCGCGCAGTCCCCGGAGGTGGACGCGGAGCTGTGCGGCAAGGGCCTGCTGCTGCGCGGCGGGGTGCACCCGGAGCTGGTGTCGCTGCTGCGCATGCTGGCCCGGCCCGAGCACGAGGTGGACGCTCGGCTGTTCCTGGAGCAGCCGGTGCGCGCGCTGGCCGCCAGCGCCGGGGACGAGGCCGCGCTGGTGGTGCTGGCCGAGGACAGCTGGCGGGTGCGCCTGCTGGAGCCGACCGGGCTGGTGCACGCCGTGCTGGGCCTGCTACCGGACCGCCCGCCGGGCACCGGGGAGAGCGTGTCACTGCCCTCGGCACTGCTGACCGAGGCCGCGGCCAGCGGGGACCCGGAGGCCTTCGAGGCCTTCCTGGCCGGGGCCGGGGTCGCGCGGGCGGCCGTGGTGGGCCTGATGCTGCGGGACCCCGTCGACTTCGGGCAGTTCGGCGTGGCCGCGGTCGACCCGGCCGGACGGCGGCGGCGCGCCGAGCGCGTGGTGGCCTTCCACGACACCGCGTACGGGCGCTACCTGGTGGAGGAACACAAGGCGGCCGACGGCACCGCGTGGACCACGATCAGCCCGGCGGACACGCGCAGGCTGCACGGGCAGCTCACCACATTGTCTGCTGAGCTGGACCAGTCCCCGCGCCCCGCTCGAAGTCCAGCAGCCGCCGTTTCGTCGCCAGGCCTCCCCCGTACCCCGTGA
- a CDS encoding methylated-DNA--[protein]-cysteine S-methyltransferase, translating to MYRTKTVLESPYGPLTLVATDGVLSAVYMHEQRHRPAEESFGETDPAAFGEAIEQLEQYFARERTGFDLPMSLHGTEFQRSVWQLLLEIPYGETATYGELAQRLGKPNAARAVGLANGKNPVSIIVPCHRVIGSTGDLTGYGGGLATKRRLLDFERGAGTGPAQQTMW from the coding sequence TTGTACCGCACCAAAACCGTGCTGGAGAGCCCGTACGGGCCACTGACCCTGGTGGCCACCGACGGTGTGCTCAGCGCGGTCTACATGCACGAGCAGCGCCACCGCCCGGCCGAGGAGAGCTTCGGCGAGACCGACCCGGCCGCCTTCGGCGAGGCGATCGAGCAGCTGGAGCAGTACTTCGCCCGTGAGCGCACCGGGTTCGACCTGCCGATGTCCTTGCACGGCACCGAGTTCCAGCGCTCGGTGTGGCAGCTGCTGCTGGAGATCCCCTACGGCGAGACCGCGACCTACGGCGAGCTGGCGCAGCGGCTGGGCAAGCCGAACGCGGCCCGCGCGGTCGGGCTGGCCAACGGCAAGAACCCGGTCAGCATCATCGTGCCCTGCCACCGGGTGATCGGCTCGACCGGCGACCTCACGGGGTACGGGGGAGGCCTGGCGACGAAACGGCGGCTGCTGGACTTCGAGCGGGGCGCGGGGACTGGTCCAGCTCAGCAGACAATGTGGTGA
- a CDS encoding DNA-3-methyladenine glycosylase 2 family protein, with protein MHEDTERCLRAVRAKDERFDGWFFTAVRTTRIYCRPSCPVRPPKAVNMVFYPSAAAAQQAGYRACKRCRPDVTPGSPEWNHRADAVARAMRLIGEGVVDREGVPGLAARLGYSTRQVERQLSAELGAGPLALARAQRAQTARLLIETSALSMTDIAMASGFGSVRTFNDTIREVFALSPSELRARSGRGRPAATTGALLLRLPFRAPLCPDNLFGHLAATAVPGVEEWRDGAYRRTLRLPHGHGIVELRPHPAHIGCRLSLTDMRDLPVAISRCRALLDLDADPAAVDEHLAADPVLAPLVHKAPGRRVPHTVDPVEFAVRAVLGQQVSTAAARTHAARLVRAHGEPVEDPDGGLTHLFPTPEALAGLDPAALAMPEARRRTLRALVTALADGELELGPGSDWAEARGKLRALPGFGPWTVESIAMRALGDPDAFLPGDLGVRLAAVHLGLPGTPAALTRHAAAWRPWRAYAVQHLWATGDHPINLLPS; from the coding sequence GTGCATGAGGACACGGAGCGGTGCCTGCGCGCGGTGCGGGCCAAGGACGAGCGATTCGACGGCTGGTTCTTCACCGCGGTACGCACCACGCGCATCTACTGCCGCCCGAGCTGCCCGGTGCGTCCGCCCAAGGCCGTCAACATGGTCTTCTACCCGAGTGCGGCCGCCGCGCAGCAGGCCGGGTACCGGGCGTGCAAGCGGTGCCGTCCGGACGTCACGCCCGGGTCGCCGGAGTGGAACCACCGCGCGGACGCCGTGGCCCGCGCCATGCGCCTGATCGGGGAGGGCGTGGTGGACCGCGAGGGGGTGCCCGGCCTGGCCGCGCGCCTGGGGTACAGCACGCGCCAGGTGGAGCGGCAGCTCAGCGCCGAGCTCGGGGCCGGGCCGCTCGCCCTGGCCCGCGCGCAGCGGGCGCAGACCGCGCGGCTGCTCATCGAGACCAGTGCGCTCAGCATGACCGACATCGCCATGGCCTCGGGGTTCGGCAGCGTGCGCACCTTCAACGACACCATCCGCGAGGTCTTCGCGCTCTCGCCCAGCGAGCTGCGGGCGCGGTCCGGGCGCGGGCGGCCCGCCGCCACCACCGGGGCGCTGCTGCTGCGCCTGCCCTTCCGCGCGCCGCTGTGCCCGGACAACCTGTTCGGGCACCTGGCCGCCACCGCCGTGCCCGGGGTGGAGGAGTGGCGGGACGGGGCGTACCGGCGCACGCTGAGGCTGCCGCACGGGCACGGCATCGTCGAGCTGCGCCCGCACCCGGCACACATCGGCTGCCGCCTCTCGCTCACCGACATGCGCGACCTGCCGGTGGCCATCAGCCGCTGCCGCGCGCTGCTGGACCTGGACGCCGACCCGGCCGCGGTGGACGAGCACCTGGCCGCCGACCCGGTGCTGGCCCCGTTGGTGCACAAGGCCCCCGGCCGCCGGGTGCCGCACACGGTGGACCCGGTCGAGTTCGCGGTGCGCGCGGTGCTCGGCCAGCAGGTGTCCACCGCGGCCGCCCGCACGCACGCCGCCCGGCTGGTCCGCGCGCACGGTGAGCCGGTCGAGGACCCCGATGGCGGCCTCACCCACCTGTTCCCCACCCCGGAGGCGCTGGCCGGGCTGGACCCGGCCGCACTGGCCATGCCCGAGGCCCGCAGGCGCACGCTGCGCGCGCTGGTCACCGCGCTCGCCGACGGCGAGCTGGAGCTGGGCCCCGGCAGCGACTGGGCGGAGGCCCGCGGGAAACTGCGCGCGCTGCCCGGGTTCGGGCCGTGGACGGTGGAGAGCATCGCCATGCGCGCGCTCGGCGACCCGGACGCCTTCCTCCCCGGCGACCTGGGCGTGCGGCTGGCCGCGGTGCACCTGGGCCTGCCCGGCACTCCGGCCGCCCTCACCCGGCACGCCGCCGCGTGGCGCCCCTGGCGGGCCTACGCGGTGCAGCACCTGTGGGCCACCGGCGACCACCCGATCAACCTGCTGCCCTCCTGA